The Pangasianodon hypophthalmus isolate fPanHyp1 chromosome 5, fPanHyp1.pri, whole genome shotgun sequence genome includes a window with the following:
- the lnpa gene encoding endoplasmic reticulum junction formation protein lunapark-A isoform X1, which translates to MGALVSRWRTKPTTVEVLEGLDKDIQTLEEHREKNQKQLKLWVYRLLLYSTLLYLLACMVVYMWYIPEQLMGKLILASPFLIFPLLVWLLRKLLIMLYSRRTERNVEKLEELKAEKKKILEQVMETETYKNAKLILERFDPDSKKKIELDATPIGPPVTPRQGQELRQRHVTPRPPVPVTPNLAVAARPPPGPSAPPALISAPGGPPERNLSSSAQHHNLLRRNATPTGSPAPGVGMHPPGPPLARPVLPRDRGALDKLIEYLVGDGPQNRYALICQQCLSHNGMALKEEFEYVECVMAAVSAFRCAYCYFLNPARKTRPQAPHLSEFSEGKTSLGPSAVALETDQGAPTSSPAEDKSESFGPVEEEKSSEHQAENQKEKPGPLEPATTLSDLADKSDNEQDVSAMEVE; encoded by the exons ATGGGAGCTTTGGTTTCTCGTTGGAGG ACCAAGCCAACAACTGTGGAGGTATTGGAGGGGCTTGATAAG GATATCCAAACCCTTGAGGAACACAGAGAAAAGAATCAGAAACAGCTGAAGTTATGGGTGTACAGATTACTTCTATATTCAACCCTTCTGTACCTGTTAGCCTGCATGGTTGTTTATATGTGGTACATCCCTGAACAGCTAATGGGGAAACTAATATTGGCTTCACCCTTTTTAATATTTCCACTACT tGTATGGCTTCTGAGAAAACTGTTAATTATGTTATATTcaagaaggacagaaagaaatg ttgaaAAATTAGAAGAATtgaaagctgaaaaaaagaaaata CTTGAACAGGTGATGGAGACGGAAACGTACAAAAATGCCAAATTGATACTGGAGCGGTTTGATCCAGATTCTAAGAAAAAGATT GAGCTGGATGCTACACCCATCGGACCTCCTGTAACTCCTCGGCAAGGTCAAG agctTCGTCAGAGGCATGTGACTCCTCGCCCTCCTGTTCCTGTGACTCCAAACCTAGCAGTAGCAGCACGTCCTCCTCCTGGCCCTTCTGCCCCTCCTGCCCTGATCTCAGCCCCAGGTGGGCCTCCAGAGAGGAACCTGTCTTCTTCTGCCCAGCACCATAACCTGCTGAGGAGAAATGCTACCCCCACAGGCTCCCCTGCCCCTGGTGTGG GAATGCATCCTCCTGGTCCACCCCTGGCACGGCCTGTCCTCCCTCGAGACAGAGGCGCTTTGGACAAGCTTATTGAGTACCTAGTAGGTGATGGCCCTCAGAATAG ATATGCCCTAATATGCCAGCAGTGTCTATCTCATAACGGCATGGCATTAAAGGAGGAATTTGAATATGTTG AGTGTGTTATGGCTGCTGTTTCAGCATTCAGATGTGCTTACTGCTACTTCCTGAATCCTGCTCGGAAGACACGCCCCCAGGCTCCACATCTCTCTGAATTTAGTGAAGGCAAGACAAGCCTAGGACCATCTGCTGTTGCCTTGGAGACAGACCAAGGTGCACCCACATCTTCCCCAG CAGAGGATAAATCTGAGTCCTTTGGCCCTGTAGAGGAGGAGAAGTCAAGTGAGCATCAGGCAGAAAACCAAAAAGAGAAACCAGGACCTCTAGAACCAGCCACCACTCTCTCTGACCTTGCTGACAAATCAGACAATGAACAAGATGTATCTGCTATGGAGGTGGAATAA
- the lnpa gene encoding endoplasmic reticulum junction formation protein lunapark-A isoform X3 — protein sequence MGALVSRWRTKPTTVEVLEGLDKDIQTLEEHREKNQKQLKLWVYRLLLYSTLLYLLACMVVYMWYIPEQLMGKLILASPFLIFPLLVWLLRKLLIMLYSRRTERNVEKLEELKAEKKKILEQVMETETYKNAKLILERFDPDSKKKIELDATPIGPPVTPRQELRQRHVTPRPPVPVTPNLAVAARPPPGPSAPPALISAPGGPPERNLSSSAQHHNLLRRNATPTGSPAPGVGMHPPGPPLARPVLPRDRGALDKLIEYLVGDGPQNRYALICQQCLSHNGMALKEEFEYVECVMAAVSAFRCAYCYFLNPARKTRPQAPHLSEFSEGKTSLGPSAVALETDQGAPTSSPAEDKSESFGPVEEEKSSEHQAENQKEKPGPLEPATTLSDLADKSDNEQDVSAMEVE from the exons ATGGGAGCTTTGGTTTCTCGTTGGAGG ACCAAGCCAACAACTGTGGAGGTATTGGAGGGGCTTGATAAG GATATCCAAACCCTTGAGGAACACAGAGAAAAGAATCAGAAACAGCTGAAGTTATGGGTGTACAGATTACTTCTATATTCAACCCTTCTGTACCTGTTAGCCTGCATGGTTGTTTATATGTGGTACATCCCTGAACAGCTAATGGGGAAACTAATATTGGCTTCACCCTTTTTAATATTTCCACTACT tGTATGGCTTCTGAGAAAACTGTTAATTATGTTATATTcaagaaggacagaaagaaatg ttgaaAAATTAGAAGAATtgaaagctgaaaaaaagaaaata CTTGAACAGGTGATGGAGACGGAAACGTACAAAAATGCCAAATTGATACTGGAGCGGTTTGATCCAGATTCTAAGAAAAAGATT GAGCTGGATGCTACACCCATCGGACCTCCTGTAACTCCTCGGCAAG agctTCGTCAGAGGCATGTGACTCCTCGCCCTCCTGTTCCTGTGACTCCAAACCTAGCAGTAGCAGCACGTCCTCCTCCTGGCCCTTCTGCCCCTCCTGCCCTGATCTCAGCCCCAGGTGGGCCTCCAGAGAGGAACCTGTCTTCTTCTGCCCAGCACCATAACCTGCTGAGGAGAAATGCTACCCCCACAGGCTCCCCTGCCCCTGGTGTGG GAATGCATCCTCCTGGTCCACCCCTGGCACGGCCTGTCCTCCCTCGAGACAGAGGCGCTTTGGACAAGCTTATTGAGTACCTAGTAGGTGATGGCCCTCAGAATAG ATATGCCCTAATATGCCAGCAGTGTCTATCTCATAACGGCATGGCATTAAAGGAGGAATTTGAATATGTTG AGTGTGTTATGGCTGCTGTTTCAGCATTCAGATGTGCTTACTGCTACTTCCTGAATCCTGCTCGGAAGACACGCCCCCAGGCTCCACATCTCTCTGAATTTAGTGAAGGCAAGACAAGCCTAGGACCATCTGCTGTTGCCTTGGAGACAGACCAAGGTGCACCCACATCTTCCCCAG CAGAGGATAAATCTGAGTCCTTTGGCCCTGTAGAGGAGGAGAAGTCAAGTGAGCATCAGGCAGAAAACCAAAAAGAGAAACCAGGACCTCTAGAACCAGCCACCACTCTCTCTGACCTTGCTGACAAATCAGACAATGAACAAGATGTATCTGCTATGGAGGTGGAATAA
- the lnpa gene encoding endoplasmic reticulum junction formation protein lunapark-A isoform X5: protein MGALVSRWRTKPTTVEVLEGLDKDIQTLEEHREKNQKQLKLWVYRLLLYSTLLYLLACMVVYMWYIPEQLMGKLILASPFLIFPLLVWLLRKLLIMLYSRRTERNVEKLEELKAEKKKILEQVMETETYKNAKLILERFDPDSKKKIELDATPIGPPVTPRQGQELRQRHVTPRPPVPVTPNLAVAARPPPGPSAPPALISAPGGPPERNLSSSAQHHNLLRRNATPTGSPAPGVGMHPPGPPLARPVLPRDRGALDKLIEYLVGDGPQNRYALICQQCLSHNGMALKEEFEYVAFRCAYCYFLNPARKTRPQAPHLSEFSEGKTSLGPSAVALETDQGAPTSSPEDKSESFGPVEEEKSSEHQAENQKEKPGPLEPATTLSDLADKSDNEQDVSAMEVE from the exons ATGGGAGCTTTGGTTTCTCGTTGGAGG ACCAAGCCAACAACTGTGGAGGTATTGGAGGGGCTTGATAAG GATATCCAAACCCTTGAGGAACACAGAGAAAAGAATCAGAAACAGCTGAAGTTATGGGTGTACAGATTACTTCTATATTCAACCCTTCTGTACCTGTTAGCCTGCATGGTTGTTTATATGTGGTACATCCCTGAACAGCTAATGGGGAAACTAATATTGGCTTCACCCTTTTTAATATTTCCACTACT tGTATGGCTTCTGAGAAAACTGTTAATTATGTTATATTcaagaaggacagaaagaaatg ttgaaAAATTAGAAGAATtgaaagctgaaaaaaagaaaata CTTGAACAGGTGATGGAGACGGAAACGTACAAAAATGCCAAATTGATACTGGAGCGGTTTGATCCAGATTCTAAGAAAAAGATT GAGCTGGATGCTACACCCATCGGACCTCCTGTAACTCCTCGGCAAGGTCAAG agctTCGTCAGAGGCATGTGACTCCTCGCCCTCCTGTTCCTGTGACTCCAAACCTAGCAGTAGCAGCACGTCCTCCTCCTGGCCCTTCTGCCCCTCCTGCCCTGATCTCAGCCCCAGGTGGGCCTCCAGAGAGGAACCTGTCTTCTTCTGCCCAGCACCATAACCTGCTGAGGAGAAATGCTACCCCCACAGGCTCCCCTGCCCCTGGTGTGG GAATGCATCCTCCTGGTCCACCCCTGGCACGGCCTGTCCTCCCTCGAGACAGAGGCGCTTTGGACAAGCTTATTGAGTACCTAGTAGGTGATGGCCCTCAGAATAG ATATGCCCTAATATGCCAGCAGTGTCTATCTCATAACGGCATGGCATTAAAGGAGGAATTTGAATATGTTG CATTCAGATGTGCTTACTGCTACTTCCTGAATCCTGCTCGGAAGACACGCCCCCAGGCTCCACATCTCTCTGAATTTAGTGAAGGCAAGACAAGCCTAGGACCATCTGCTGTTGCCTTGGAGACAGACCAAGGTGCACCCACATCTTCCCCAG AGGATAAATCTGAGTCCTTTGGCCCTGTAGAGGAGGAGAAGTCAAGTGAGCATCAGGCAGAAAACCAAAAAGAGAAACCAGGACCTCTAGAACCAGCCACCACTCTCTCTGACCTTGCTGACAAATCAGACAATGAACAAGATGTATCTGCTATGGAGGTGGAATAA
- the lnpa gene encoding endoplasmic reticulum junction formation protein lunapark-A isoform X4, with product MGALVSRWRTKPTTVEVLEGLDKDIQTLEEHREKNQKQLKLWVYRLLLYSTLLYLLACMVVYMWYIPEQLMGKLILASPFLIFPLLVWLLRKLLIMLYSRRTERNVEKLEELKAEKKKILEQVMETETYKNAKLILERFDPDSKKKIELDATPIGPPVTPRQGQELRQRHVTPRPPVPVTPNLAVAARPPPGPSAPPALISAPGGPPERNLSSSAQHHNLLRRNATPTGSPAPGVGMHPPGPPLARPVLPRDRGALDKLIEYLVGDGPQNRYALICQQCLSHNGMALKEEFEYVAFRCAYCYFLNPARKTRPQAPHLSEFSEGKTSLGPSAVALETDQGAPTSSPAEDKSESFGPVEEEKSSEHQAENQKEKPGPLEPATTLSDLADKSDNEQDVSAMEVE from the exons ATGGGAGCTTTGGTTTCTCGTTGGAGG ACCAAGCCAACAACTGTGGAGGTATTGGAGGGGCTTGATAAG GATATCCAAACCCTTGAGGAACACAGAGAAAAGAATCAGAAACAGCTGAAGTTATGGGTGTACAGATTACTTCTATATTCAACCCTTCTGTACCTGTTAGCCTGCATGGTTGTTTATATGTGGTACATCCCTGAACAGCTAATGGGGAAACTAATATTGGCTTCACCCTTTTTAATATTTCCACTACT tGTATGGCTTCTGAGAAAACTGTTAATTATGTTATATTcaagaaggacagaaagaaatg ttgaaAAATTAGAAGAATtgaaagctgaaaaaaagaaaata CTTGAACAGGTGATGGAGACGGAAACGTACAAAAATGCCAAATTGATACTGGAGCGGTTTGATCCAGATTCTAAGAAAAAGATT GAGCTGGATGCTACACCCATCGGACCTCCTGTAACTCCTCGGCAAGGTCAAG agctTCGTCAGAGGCATGTGACTCCTCGCCCTCCTGTTCCTGTGACTCCAAACCTAGCAGTAGCAGCACGTCCTCCTCCTGGCCCTTCTGCCCCTCCTGCCCTGATCTCAGCCCCAGGTGGGCCTCCAGAGAGGAACCTGTCTTCTTCTGCCCAGCACCATAACCTGCTGAGGAGAAATGCTACCCCCACAGGCTCCCCTGCCCCTGGTGTGG GAATGCATCCTCCTGGTCCACCCCTGGCACGGCCTGTCCTCCCTCGAGACAGAGGCGCTTTGGACAAGCTTATTGAGTACCTAGTAGGTGATGGCCCTCAGAATAG ATATGCCCTAATATGCCAGCAGTGTCTATCTCATAACGGCATGGCATTAAAGGAGGAATTTGAATATGTTG CATTCAGATGTGCTTACTGCTACTTCCTGAATCCTGCTCGGAAGACACGCCCCCAGGCTCCACATCTCTCTGAATTTAGTGAAGGCAAGACAAGCCTAGGACCATCTGCTGTTGCCTTGGAGACAGACCAAGGTGCACCCACATCTTCCCCAG CAGAGGATAAATCTGAGTCCTTTGGCCCTGTAGAGGAGGAGAAGTCAAGTGAGCATCAGGCAGAAAACCAAAAAGAGAAACCAGGACCTCTAGAACCAGCCACCACTCTCTCTGACCTTGCTGACAAATCAGACAATGAACAAGATGTATCTGCTATGGAGGTGGAATAA
- the lnpa gene encoding endoplasmic reticulum junction formation protein lunapark-A isoform X2, which produces MGALVSRWRTKPTTVEVLEGLDKDIQTLEEHREKNQKQLKLWVYRLLLYSTLLYLLACMVVYMWYIPEQLMGKLILASPFLIFPLLVWLLRKLLIMLYSRRTERNVEKLEELKAEKKKILEQVMETETYKNAKLILERFDPDSKKKIELDATPIGPPVTPRQGQELRQRHVTPRPPVPVTPNLAVAARPPPGPSAPPALISAPGGPPERNLSSSAQHHNLLRRNATPTGSPAPGVGMHPPGPPLARPVLPRDRGALDKLIEYLVGDGPQNRYALICQQCLSHNGMALKEEFEYVECVMAAVSAFRCAYCYFLNPARKTRPQAPHLSEFSEGKTSLGPSAVALETDQGAPTSSPEDKSESFGPVEEEKSSEHQAENQKEKPGPLEPATTLSDLADKSDNEQDVSAMEVE; this is translated from the exons ATGGGAGCTTTGGTTTCTCGTTGGAGG ACCAAGCCAACAACTGTGGAGGTATTGGAGGGGCTTGATAAG GATATCCAAACCCTTGAGGAACACAGAGAAAAGAATCAGAAACAGCTGAAGTTATGGGTGTACAGATTACTTCTATATTCAACCCTTCTGTACCTGTTAGCCTGCATGGTTGTTTATATGTGGTACATCCCTGAACAGCTAATGGGGAAACTAATATTGGCTTCACCCTTTTTAATATTTCCACTACT tGTATGGCTTCTGAGAAAACTGTTAATTATGTTATATTcaagaaggacagaaagaaatg ttgaaAAATTAGAAGAATtgaaagctgaaaaaaagaaaata CTTGAACAGGTGATGGAGACGGAAACGTACAAAAATGCCAAATTGATACTGGAGCGGTTTGATCCAGATTCTAAGAAAAAGATT GAGCTGGATGCTACACCCATCGGACCTCCTGTAACTCCTCGGCAAGGTCAAG agctTCGTCAGAGGCATGTGACTCCTCGCCCTCCTGTTCCTGTGACTCCAAACCTAGCAGTAGCAGCACGTCCTCCTCCTGGCCCTTCTGCCCCTCCTGCCCTGATCTCAGCCCCAGGTGGGCCTCCAGAGAGGAACCTGTCTTCTTCTGCCCAGCACCATAACCTGCTGAGGAGAAATGCTACCCCCACAGGCTCCCCTGCCCCTGGTGTGG GAATGCATCCTCCTGGTCCACCCCTGGCACGGCCTGTCCTCCCTCGAGACAGAGGCGCTTTGGACAAGCTTATTGAGTACCTAGTAGGTGATGGCCCTCAGAATAG ATATGCCCTAATATGCCAGCAGTGTCTATCTCATAACGGCATGGCATTAAAGGAGGAATTTGAATATGTTG AGTGTGTTATGGCTGCTGTTTCAGCATTCAGATGTGCTTACTGCTACTTCCTGAATCCTGCTCGGAAGACACGCCCCCAGGCTCCACATCTCTCTGAATTTAGTGAAGGCAAGACAAGCCTAGGACCATCTGCTGTTGCCTTGGAGACAGACCAAGGTGCACCCACATCTTCCCCAG AGGATAAATCTGAGTCCTTTGGCCCTGTAGAGGAGGAGAAGTCAAGTGAGCATCAGGCAGAAAACCAAAAAGAGAAACCAGGACCTCTAGAACCAGCCACCACTCTCTCTGACCTTGCTGACAAATCAGACAATGAACAAGATGTATCTGCTATGGAGGTGGAATAA